The following are from one region of the Denitrobacterium detoxificans genome:
- a CDS encoding phage head completion protein: protein MLPKPQFGRYNDGVAEVYASTDARLVPGVDFSGTEGLSEVAALAFGSVMLRESDVELASAQGFELTRKVRTRQCPGFDAGCCVLVGGTLYEVPWLERTADGREAYALLSELATDGTVDLQDRAAGHDANGNPSATWVTAVTAHCRKCSPSQQRSTGAGADVRKPSITVRLRACDYGAGHARIVRDGIPYTVASAKGAGEWVDVVATREGGDR, encoded by the coding sequence ATGCTCCCTAAGCCGCAGTTCGGCAGGTACAACGACGGCGTGGCCGAGGTGTATGCATCGACCGATGCGCGCCTCGTGCCCGGAGTCGACTTCTCGGGAACCGAGGGGCTATCCGAGGTGGCCGCGCTCGCGTTCGGCTCCGTGATGCTGCGAGAGTCCGACGTGGAGCTGGCCAGCGCCCAGGGCTTCGAGCTCACGCGCAAGGTGCGCACCAGGCAGTGCCCTGGCTTCGACGCGGGTTGCTGCGTGCTGGTCGGCGGGACCCTCTACGAGGTCCCATGGCTCGAGCGCACGGCAGACGGCCGAGAGGCCTATGCGCTGCTCTCCGAGCTGGCAACCGACGGCACCGTCGACCTGCAGGACAGGGCGGCGGGGCACGACGCCAACGGCAACCCATCGGCCACGTGGGTGACGGCAGTCACCGCCCACTGCCGCAAGTGCTCGCCATCGCAGCAGCGCTCCACGGGGGCGGGGGCCGACGTTCGCAAGCCCTCCATCACCGTGCGCTTGCGCGCCTGCGACTACGGCGCCGGGCATGCGCGAATCGTGCGCGATGGCATCCCCTACACGGTCGCGTCCGCCAAGGGCGCGGGCGAGTGGGTGGACGTCGTGGCCACGCGCGAGGGGGGAGACCGATGA
- a CDS encoding ParB/RepB/Spo0J family partition protein has protein sequence MQIRNVRLESIVADENNPRQDFGDLDALAASFAGNGGQPWNPPIVVADGSIFRIVDGERRIRAMRSLGEGAPEEVACVVCEGMDERDAAVAMVATDDKRRLTDEEKSRGTQQMLLLGVDDDVIDAAAHLAPGSARRARRGRSVAGDAGDQMTFDRLFAIGEFAEAGDDEAAAAILDAEDGKWRFVADSRKRLSRNRATARAAIDALAGVGIGLVGERPLDMTHEYTLSPWKNIPKAVESHDWPEGCVAYAEVDDGMVTVYAPSSDAVDAEAEERAIAAQAKADELAAAVESVEAFVYESILSGGPLPNVGRWALDRVWATEGYSAPQFVRRAKEDGKELRMSKMFDYVSGLPLAVVIGNRMPTPAKFGVKALFLGELGGMTTYEHDKAVDWAAVYAAALADGFELDPELQPAVDAYVEWANSDDWKGEGKDGDE, from the coding sequence ATGCAGATCAGGAACGTAAGGCTCGAATCAATCGTGGCCGACGAGAACAACCCCCGCCAGGACTTCGGCGACCTGGACGCGCTAGCCGCGTCGTTCGCCGGCAATGGCGGCCAGCCGTGGAACCCGCCCATCGTGGTGGCAGATGGCTCCATCTTCCGCATCGTGGACGGCGAGCGCCGCATCCGCGCCATGCGCTCCCTGGGCGAGGGCGCGCCCGAGGAGGTCGCATGCGTCGTGTGCGAGGGCATGGACGAGCGAGACGCCGCAGTGGCCATGGTGGCCACCGACGACAAGCGCCGCCTGACCGACGAGGAGAAGAGCCGCGGCACTCAGCAGATGCTGCTGCTCGGCGTCGACGATGACGTAATCGATGCGGCCGCCCACCTCGCGCCGGGAAGCGCCCGACGCGCGCGCCGCGGCCGCTCCGTCGCGGGCGATGCTGGCGACCAGATGACCTTCGACCGCCTGTTCGCAATCGGCGAGTTCGCCGAGGCGGGGGACGACGAGGCCGCAGCTGCCATCCTCGACGCGGAGGATGGGAAGTGGCGCTTCGTGGCGGATAGCCGCAAGCGCCTTTCCCGCAACCGCGCGACCGCCAGGGCGGCCATCGACGCGCTTGCCGGGGTGGGCATCGGGCTGGTGGGCGAGAGGCCCCTGGACATGACGCACGAGTACACGCTCAGCCCCTGGAAGAACATCCCGAAGGCCGTCGAATCGCATGATTGGCCCGAAGGCTGCGTCGCCTACGCCGAGGTGGACGATGGCATGGTGACCGTCTACGCCCCCTCATCCGATGCCGTGGATGCCGAGGCGGAGGAGCGCGCGATCGCCGCGCAGGCGAAGGCCGACGAGCTGGCGGCTGCGGTGGAGTCCGTGGAGGCGTTCGTCTACGAGTCCATCCTGTCAGGCGGGCCGCTGCCGAACGTGGGCCGCTGGGCGCTCGATCGCGTCTGGGCAACCGAGGGATATTCCGCGCCGCAGTTCGTCCGCCGCGCGAAGGAGGATGGCAAGGAGCTGCGCATGTCGAAGATGTTCGACTACGTGAGCGGCCTGCCCCTCGCCGTCGTCATCGGCAACCGAATGCCCACCCCGGCGAAGTTCGGCGTGAAGGCCCTCTTCCTTGGCGAACTTGGCGGCATGACCACCTACGAGCACGACAAGGCGGTGGACTGGGCTGCCGTGTATGCCGCCGCCCTCGCCGATGGATTCGAGCTCGACCCCGAGCTGCAGCCCGCCGTCGACGCGTATGTCGAGTGGGCCAATTCCGATGACTGGAAGGGCGAGGGCAAGGATGGTGACGAGTAG
- a CDS encoding major tail protein produces MANKVEFGVSNMHHAKVTESGGAYTFGNYVADPGTTNIEWEPSGGQEVFHADNGSYYVTYTNNGGTITIEQALLSEQFLIDTGFYERDVNGAIVEVADKQPNPLAIAFDVDGDAKARHNVFYYCVPSIPGGSAATTEDTTTPSTSQIELTYTPIVMDGRKVSKLSLQLDPEHPTAYNDFFNAVYTPVWTETAQG; encoded by the coding sequence ATGGCCAACAAAGTTGAATTCGGCGTGAGCAACATGCACCACGCCAAGGTCACCGAGTCCGGTGGTGCCTACACCTTCGGCAACTACGTCGCCGACCCCGGCACGACCAACATCGAATGGGAGCCATCGGGCGGCCAGGAGGTGTTCCATGCCGACAACGGCTCGTACTACGTGACCTACACGAACAACGGCGGCACCATCACCATCGAGCAGGCGCTGCTCTCCGAGCAGTTCCTCATCGACACGGGATTCTACGAGCGCGACGTGAACGGCGCCATCGTGGAGGTGGCCGACAAGCAGCCGAACCCGCTTGCCATCGCGTTCGACGTCGACGGCGATGCCAAGGCGCGCCACAACGTCTTCTACTACTGCGTGCCGAGCATCCCCGGCGGCAGCGCGGCCACGACCGAGGACACCACCACGCCCTCGACATCGCAGATCGAGCTGACCTACACGCCCATCGTCATGGACGGCCGCAAGGTCTCCAAGCTGAGCCTGCAGCTCGACCCCGAGCACCCCACCGCATACAACGACTTCTTCAACGCGGTCTACACGCCCGTGTGGACGGAGACCGCCCAGGGCTAA
- a CDS encoding phage major capsid protein has product MIKLNQAKNAAAAIVQAVRDGDEKAQEAAFAGFMEAVAADVAAQFEAAQASNDTRALADRGFRQLTGEETAYYQKVIEALKSSNPKQAFDSIPDDAMPTTIFEDVMRDLEQERPLLAAVKPVYTKYLTEWVLNDHTAQRFAWGEITDAITKEITSAFKVVSVKQSKLSAFAVVSRGMLDLGPVFLDGYVRTCLFEAWGDGMEYGIVAGTGINNEPIGLRKDIHEGVSIDTSTGYPDKTAVPVTDFLPASYGPLVASIAVNEQGKRKRGSGNLCLLTNANTYLTKVMPAIRMLTSSGEYSDAFPVATKPIETEALADNEGILARLDEYGLFVGGDRGIDSSDEVKFIEDQRAFKLVTYANGRAVDNTSAILLDLTNLAPLAFPVQGSVTTTAAEAAAETPAETPAEG; this is encoded by the coding sequence ATGATCAAGCTCAACCAGGCCAAGAACGCCGCAGCCGCCATCGTGCAGGCCGTGCGCGATGGCGATGAGAAGGCCCAGGAGGCCGCCTTCGCCGGCTTCATGGAGGCAGTCGCCGCCGACGTCGCCGCGCAGTTCGAGGCAGCGCAGGCCAGCAACGACACCCGCGCGCTCGCCGACCGCGGATTCCGCCAGCTGACTGGCGAGGAGACGGCCTACTACCAGAAGGTCATCGAGGCCCTGAAGTCCTCCAACCCGAAGCAGGCCTTCGACAGCATCCCCGACGACGCCATGCCGACGACCATCTTCGAGGACGTCATGCGCGACCTCGAGCAGGAGCGCCCGCTGCTGGCGGCCGTCAAGCCCGTCTATACCAAGTACCTGACCGAATGGGTGCTCAACGACCACACCGCCCAGCGCTTCGCTTGGGGCGAGATCACGGACGCCATCACCAAGGAGATCACCTCCGCATTCAAGGTCGTGAGCGTCAAGCAATCCAAGCTCTCCGCCTTCGCGGTGGTCAGCCGCGGCATGCTCGACCTCGGCCCCGTGTTCCTCGACGGCTACGTGCGCACCTGCCTCTTCGAGGCATGGGGCGACGGCATGGAATACGGCATCGTCGCCGGCACGGGCATCAACAACGAGCCCATCGGCCTGCGCAAGGACATCCACGAGGGCGTGTCCATCGACACCTCCACTGGTTATCCGGACAAGACGGCCGTCCCCGTCACCGACTTCCTGCCCGCGAGCTATGGCCCGCTGGTCGCCTCCATCGCCGTCAACGAGCAGGGCAAGCGCAAGCGCGGCTCCGGCAACCTCTGCTTGCTCACGAACGCGAACACCTACCTCACCAAGGTCATGCCCGCCATCCGCATGCTGACCTCCTCGGGTGAGTACAGCGACGCGTTTCCCGTCGCCACCAAGCCCATCGAGACCGAGGCCCTGGCCGACAACGAGGGCATCCTTGCCCGTCTGGACGAGTACGGCCTGTTCGTGGGCGGCGACCGCGGCATCGATTCCAGCGACGAGGTCAAGTTCATCGAGGACCAGCGCGCGTTCAAGCTGGTCACCTATGCGAACGGCCGCGCCGTCGACAACACGTCGGCCATTCTGCTCGACCTCACGAACCTCGCCCCGCTGGCATTCCCCGTGCAGGGCAGCGTGACCACCACGGCCGCCGAAGCCGCCGCCGAAACCCCCGCCGAAACCCCCGCCGAGGGCTAG
- a CDS encoding phage portal protein — MAGITQRLYDWLGNRLDATSASEVVAKDFAKAAMTEAAFRIATGYISSMVAKCPIRFYERGRLVEDSRDAYSWNLSPNANESGPELMGRMVDRMLHEKEGALVVPYRGSLYLADSAAPSKRNHLGEDVYEHVTVGGEQIRRSYRASDVFRFRMPSDLHGIVDGMNGWYDRALEAAMGDFAKRCGRKYKLKSPAIRPGDTKAQQEFSKYVNESLKSFLEADSAVLPEYAGTELSEVGTSATVTTSSNLVNLRKDCFEAVAAAAKMPTSMLYGNVNNFAEVFRSFMSFAVDPVIDVTQAELQRKTFDYDGWSAGDRVVIDSTHLKYTDLFDAADSASKIVSSGLLTPDGVAELLGLDPAGEEWSGAYWMTRNYAPAGEVYAGGGE, encoded by the coding sequence ATGGCTGGAATCACCCAGCGCCTGTACGACTGGCTGGGCAACAGGCTCGACGCCACGAGCGCGTCCGAGGTAGTTGCCAAGGACTTCGCCAAGGCCGCCATGACCGAGGCGGCGTTCCGAATCGCCACCGGCTACATCAGCTCGATGGTGGCCAAGTGCCCCATCCGATTCTACGAGCGCGGAAGGCTCGTGGAGGATTCCCGCGACGCCTACTCATGGAACCTCTCGCCGAACGCGAACGAGAGCGGACCCGAGCTCATGGGGCGCATGGTCGACCGCATGCTCCACGAGAAGGAGGGCGCGCTGGTCGTCCCCTATCGCGGGAGCCTCTACCTTGCCGACAGCGCCGCGCCGTCGAAGCGGAACCACCTCGGCGAGGACGTGTACGAGCACGTCACCGTCGGTGGCGAGCAGATCAGGCGCTCGTATCGCGCCTCCGACGTGTTCCGCTTCCGCATGCCGAGCGACCTTCACGGCATCGTCGATGGAATGAACGGCTGGTACGACCGCGCGCTCGAGGCCGCCATGGGCGACTTCGCGAAGCGCTGCGGCCGAAAGTACAAGCTTAAGTCGCCGGCCATCCGCCCAGGCGACACGAAGGCGCAGCAGGAGTTCTCGAAGTACGTGAACGAATCGCTCAAGTCGTTCCTAGAGGCCGACTCCGCCGTGCTGCCAGAGTACGCGGGCACCGAGCTGTCCGAGGTTGGCACGTCGGCGACGGTAACCACCTCGTCTAACCTCGTCAACCTGCGCAAGGATTGCTTCGAGGCGGTCGCAGCCGCGGCGAAGATGCCGACCTCGATGCTCTACGGCAACGTTAACAACTTCGCGGAGGTCTTCCGCAGCTTCATGAGCTTCGCGGTCGACCCCGTCATCGACGTCACTCAGGCCGAACTGCAGCGCAAGACGTTCGACTATGACGGGTGGAGCGCTGGCGACCGCGTCGTCATCGACTCGACCCACCTCAAGTACACGGACCTATTCGATGCGGCCGATTCGGCCAGCAAGATCGTGTCCTCTGGCCTCCTCACGCCCGACGGCGTTGCCGAGCTGCTGGGTCTAGACCCAGCTGGCGAGGAATGGAGCGGGGCCTATTGGATGACCCGTAACTACGCCCCCGCGGGGGAAGTGTACGCGGGGGGAGGTGAATAG
- a CDS encoding terminase TerL endonuclease subunit: protein MEWTAISGVPEIDEWARLVETGEVPACQEHALLMGYLRRVFETENVTVDAEKLARFMGYKDFFPFPFGPEEDFLTALWLCCYGENGLPRWPDLLCYVGRGFGKTALMTFWAFCLLSPANGIRQYDVDVCATTEEQAKLSFDDMWNMLESEPDYWESAFTWNKLEIYNRETRARFKYWSGNSGSKDGMRSGCVMFDEIHAYRDSASMEVFTGGLGKKDDPRRLFCTTDGDIRDGVLDEKKELAQAILCDGEPDNGLLPFICKLDSRAEIEDEAVWPKANPRLLMRPQLFDEYRREVAEWRRHPEKHTATPTKRFNLPEARTELPVASWEDLTACLAEVPDLRGVPCVVGIDFAKTTDMVSVCALWRVGDQFYARHHSWICAQSRDIPLIKAPIAQWATVDVVDAAEVDARVVADWIADLNIDSLVEAVALDDYRYALVKRELELIGFSADPPERTVRLVRPSDIMRAQPVIDAALATHRIAWGDDPCLRWMANNTMLVPAPNGNYKYGKIDRRSRKNDGFMAMVAAFTIADRVPEYAEAVYAEPLIIS from the coding sequence GTGGAATGGACCGCCATTTCGGGCGTCCCCGAGATCGACGAATGGGCGCGCCTGGTAGAGACCGGGGAGGTTCCCGCGTGCCAGGAGCACGCCCTCCTGATGGGCTATTTGCGGCGCGTCTTCGAGACCGAGAACGTGACCGTGGATGCGGAAAAGCTGGCCCGTTTCATGGGCTATAAGGACTTCTTTCCGTTCCCATTCGGCCCCGAGGAGGACTTCCTGACGGCCCTGTGGCTCTGTTGCTATGGCGAGAACGGCCTGCCCCGCTGGCCAGACCTGCTGTGCTACGTCGGGCGAGGGTTCGGCAAGACCGCGCTGATGACGTTCTGGGCGTTCTGCCTGCTGTCTCCCGCCAACGGCATCAGGCAGTACGACGTGGACGTTTGCGCGACCACCGAGGAGCAGGCGAAGTTGTCATTCGACGACATGTGGAACATGCTCGAGTCCGAGCCAGACTACTGGGAATCGGCGTTCACCTGGAACAAGCTCGAGATTTACAACCGCGAGACCCGCGCGAGGTTCAAGTATTGGTCGGGCAACAGCGGAAGCAAGGACGGCATGCGCTCGGGCTGCGTCATGTTCGACGAGATCCACGCCTACCGCGACAGCGCCTCCATGGAGGTGTTCACCGGCGGCCTGGGCAAGAAGGACGACCCGCGCCGCCTGTTCTGCACCACCGACGGCGACATCCGCGACGGCGTGCTTGACGAGAAGAAGGAGCTGGCGCAGGCCATCCTGTGTGATGGCGAGCCCGACAACGGCCTGCTGCCCTTTATCTGCAAGCTCGACAGCCGCGCCGAGATAGAGGACGAGGCCGTATGGCCGAAGGCGAACCCACGCCTGCTCATGCGCCCGCAGCTCTTCGATGAGTACAGGCGCGAGGTCGCCGAATGGCGGCGACACCCCGAGAAGCATACGGCTACCCCGACGAAGCGGTTCAACCTGCCCGAGGCGAGGACGGAGCTGCCCGTGGCGTCGTGGGAAGACCTCACGGCATGCCTCGCGGAGGTGCCCGACCTCCGCGGGGTGCCGTGCGTGGTCGGCATCGACTTCGCGAAGACCACGGACATGGTCTCCGTCTGCGCGCTGTGGCGCGTGGGCGACCAGTTCTACGCGAGGCACCACAGCTGGATTTGCGCGCAGTCGCGCGACATCCCGCTCATCAAGGCGCCCATCGCGCAGTGGGCCACGGTCGACGTCGTGGACGCCGCCGAGGTCGACGCGCGCGTCGTGGCCGACTGGATTGCCGACCTCAACATCGACAGCCTCGTCGAGGCGGTCGCTCTCGACGACTACCGGTACGCGCTCGTGAAGCGAGAGCTGGAGCTGATCGGATTCAGCGCCGACCCGCCCGAGCGCACGGTGCGCCTGGTGCGCCCGTCCGACATCATGCGCGCGCAGCCCGTCATCGACGCGGCCCTCGCGACGCACCGCATCGCCTGGGGCGATGACCCGTGCCTCCGTTGGATGGCTAACAACACGATGCTCGTCCCCGCGCCGAACGGGAACTACAAGTACGGCAAGATCGACCGCCGCTCGCGCAAGAACGACGGCTTCATGGCAATGGTCGCGGCGTTCACCATCGCCGACCGCGTGCCCGAATACGCGGAGGCCGTATACGCCGAACCGCTCATCATCTCCTAA
- a CDS encoding head maturation protease, ClpP-related: protein MNRYYQMAVDGDVAHIDIYGDITSWEWLESDVSSYTLAKSLATLPETVSLIDVHINSYGGEVSEGLAIYNALKAHPAKVRTVVDGFACSIASVVFMAGDERVMNEASLLLIHNAWTSATGDSEALKKAAADLETITEMSKRIYRATGDVEEERLDELMNAETWLTAEECAEMGFCTEVEPIGETAAPAQSARMALMRSVMACPGQPGQADAPLSVTVDRAVEAMNALALAIGTSQRTEPAPVEPSQQSDPSPVDPEPAADPDAAAQDGDPDDAQPEQRAMPIAAFFELIAR, encoded by the coding sequence ATGAATCGCTACTACCAGATGGCGGTCGACGGAGACGTCGCGCACATCGACATCTACGGCGACATCACCTCCTGGGAATGGCTGGAATCCGACGTGTCGAGCTACACGCTCGCCAAGTCCCTGGCCACCCTGCCCGAAACGGTGAGCCTCATCGACGTGCACATCAACAGCTACGGCGGCGAGGTCTCCGAGGGCCTTGCAATCTACAACGCCCTCAAGGCGCATCCCGCGAAGGTGCGCACGGTCGTGGATGGCTTCGCGTGCTCCATCGCATCGGTGGTCTTCATGGCCGGCGACGAGCGCGTGATGAACGAGGCGTCCCTGCTGCTCATCCACAACGCGTGGACCAGCGCCACGGGCGACTCCGAGGCGCTCAAGAAGGCGGCCGCGGACCTCGAGACCATCACGGAGATGTCCAAGCGCATCTACCGCGCCACCGGCGACGTCGAGGAGGAGCGCCTGGATGAGCTCATGAACGCCGAGACCTGGCTTACCGCCGAGGAATGCGCCGAGATGGGATTCTGCACCGAGGTCGAGCCGATTGGCGAGACGGCGGCACCCGCGCAGAGCGCGCGAATGGCGCTCATGCGCTCCGTCATGGCGTGCCCGGGGCAGCCTGGCCAGGCCGACGCGCCGCTGAGCGTCACGGTCGACAGGGCCGTCGAGGCGATGAACGCCCTCGCCCTCGCCATCGGCACCAGCCAGCGCACGGAGCCAGCTCCCGTGGAGCCGTCCCAGCAGTCGGACCCGTCTCCCGTGGACCCCGAGCCCGCCGCCGACCCCGATGCGGCCGCCCAGGACGGCGACCCCGACGACGCGCAGCCCGAGCAGCGCGCCATGCCCATCGCGGCGTTCTTCGAGCTCATCGCCCGATAG
- a CDS encoding ATP-binding protein, protein MAHPDAPRLADAMEEGEWVYVQGSYGTRKTELACCIVEELVSNRHAHAMFSTAAELVKARIDAPELWNRARCVDFLAIDDLGKEGTSEYSVAAMWELVDARYSASKATVFTANYSRGDLLGLYARHGEAKTAEAIASRLQLCRCITTTGEDVRQRGGAR, encoded by the coding sequence ATGGCGCACCCGGATGCCCCTCGATTGGCAGATGCCATGGAGGAGGGCGAGTGGGTCTACGTCCAGGGCAGCTACGGCACCCGCAAGACCGAGCTGGCATGCTGCATCGTCGAGGAGCTGGTGAGCAACCGCCACGCGCATGCCATGTTCTCCACGGCCGCGGAGCTGGTCAAGGCGCGCATCGATGCGCCCGAGCTTTGGAACCGCGCGCGCTGCGTCGACTTCCTGGCCATCGACGATCTGGGCAAGGAGGGCACCAGCGAGTACTCCGTGGCCGCCATGTGGGAGCTGGTCGACGCGCGCTACTCGGCGAGCAAGGCCACGGTCTTCACGGCCAACTACAGCCGCGGGGACCTGCTGGGGCTGTACGCCAGGCACGGCGAGGCCAAGACCGCGGAGGCCATAGCGAGCCGCCTGCAGCTGTGCCGCTGCATCACGACGACCGGCGAGGACGTGCGCCAGAGGGGAGGCGCGCGATGA
- a CDS encoding HNH endonuclease, which translates to MGRPSPTPDLTRDYDLALADRLARERRERGDDRLFYMRAPWRRLREEILRESHGECHDCRKRGELSTVLDEDVTMVVHHVLPVEDYPGFALSRFWYDTDGKRHAQLIALCNECHEKRHGRAAGCTRDGREPVTEERW; encoded by the coding sequence ATGGGCAGGCCTAGCCCGACGCCCGACCTGACGCGCGACTACGACCTGGCGCTTGCCGACAGGCTTGCGAGGGAGCGGCGCGAGCGCGGCGACGACCGACTGTTTTACATGCGCGCGCCATGGCGGCGCCTGCGCGAGGAGATCCTGCGCGAGAGCCATGGGGAATGCCATGACTGCCGCAAGCGCGGCGAGTTGTCCACCGTGCTCGACGAAGACGTGACGATGGTCGTGCACCACGTCCTTCCGGTCGAGGACTATCCAGGCTTCGCACTGTCACGATTCTGGTACGACACAGACGGCAAGCGACACGCGCAGCTCATCGCATTGTGCAACGAGTGCCATGAGAAGAGGCACGGTCGTGCCGCGGGGTGCACCAGGGACGGGCGCGAGCCCGTGACCGAGGAAAGATGGTGA
- a CDS encoding HK97 gp10 family phage protein: MTTPDGFSEELVNLARSFVNEEQEKVVAAVRKGADVTKQQLVQTSPSDSGDYAAGWRRSSKVTFDHIEASVYQAKKPGLPHLLEKGHGGPHPAPAHPHIESAYEVGVATIESELGT; this comes from the coding sequence ATGACGACGCCAGACGGCTTCTCCGAAGAGCTGGTCAACCTGGCGCGGTCGTTCGTTAACGAGGAGCAGGAGAAGGTCGTCGCCGCCGTGCGCAAGGGCGCGGACGTGACGAAGCAGCAGCTCGTTCAGACCTCGCCGTCCGATTCGGGTGATTACGCGGCTGGGTGGCGCCGTTCGAGCAAGGTGACCTTCGATCACATCGAGGCCAGCGTGTACCAGGCGAAGAAGCCTGGCCTGCCTCATCTGCTCGAAAAGGGCCACGGCGGACCGCATCCCGCGCCCGCCCATCCCCACATCGAATCAGCCTACGAGGTAGGCGTCGCGACAATAGAGAGCGAGCTGGGCACATGA
- a CDS encoding P27 family phage terminase small subunit, with protein sequence MPALPNSGRKPIPVDVIVARGQTHLTKAEIEKRRAAEVHPKNVKIDPPDYMVDRELRKRFRRIARELAAIGVWAAIDADELARFVDAQWAYEQFTTRMKDALECGDVGKAMELQRAQDRAFKQAHAIATAFGMNCTARCKIVVPKPPEAKPKAVL encoded by the coding sequence ATGCCGGCGCTGCCGAATTCGGGGCGCAAGCCCATCCCCGTCGACGTCATCGTCGCGCGCGGCCAGACCCACCTTACGAAGGCGGAAATCGAGAAGCGGAGGGCCGCCGAGGTCCACCCGAAGAACGTCAAGATAGACCCGCCCGACTACATGGTCGACAGGGAGCTGCGCAAGCGCTTCCGCCGCATCGCCCGCGAGCTCGCCGCCATCGGCGTGTGGGCCGCAATCGACGCGGACGAGCTGGCGCGCTTCGTCGATGCCCAATGGGCGTACGAGCAGTTCACCACGCGAATGAAGGACGCGCTGGAATGCGGCGATGTCGGCAAGGCGATGGAGCTGCAGCGCGCCCAGGACCGCGCGTTCAAGCAGGCGCACGCCATTGCCACGGCGTTCGGCATGAACTGCACCGCGCGGTGCAAGATCGTGGTTCCGAAGCCGCCCGAGGCGAAGCCGAAGGCGGTGCTGTGA